A genomic window from Lotus japonicus ecotype B-129 chromosome 1, LjGifu_v1.2 includes:
- the LOC130746211 gene encoding uncharacterized protein LOC130746211, with amino-acid sequence MHGPHSCPRVFNNKSANSKWVASKMLEKVRMTRKLRLSEVVDEVRIGFSTGITKWRAWKGRQIAMEIVEGDASRQYYLLYRFSAELLQKSKGNTCKINIERLPGTLQPRFKRFYMCLEGCKKGFIGGCRPFIGLDGCHLKTQYGGILLCAVARDPNDQYFPLAFAVVESECKESWRWFLELLLDDIGPDRRWIFISDQQKGLLTVFDDLLGGVEHRFCLRHLYANFKKKFGGGVVIRNLMMAAAKATYHQLWTEKMTELQGLNPEAYTYLMQIPTRAWCKHAFTFYPKCDVLMNNLSESFNATILLARDKPILTMVDWIRSYIMGRFATMNEKLDKYPGDVMPKPLKRLNHEIEMTRYWVPTAFGQNKFEVKNMLTQDQFVVDLEKHRCSCNFWELVGIPCRHAVAAISHNRQKPEDFVNAYYRREAYRATYGHLITPINGQKMWPTTNDEYILPPLYKRAPGRPKKLRRRDPHEDTPENHTRLHRGGVSRNKCSRCGEFGHNLRSCKNPFVSPESQPPESSNQGATRPRSQTAKRVRTNSVADAGFSEVPESITQGEDKARN; translated from the exons ATGCATGGACCACATTCATGTCCAAGGGTTTTCAACAACAAGTCTGCAAATAGTAAGTGGGTAGCTAGCAAAATGCTTGAGAAGGTGAGGATGACAAGGAAGCTGAGATTGTCTGAGGTGGTTGATGAGGTCAGAATTGGGTTTTCTACTGGAATCACTAAATGGAGAGCATGGAAGGGAAGACAGATTGCCATGGAGATTGTAGAGGGAGATGCAAGCAGACAGTACTATCTTCTGTATAGGTTCAGTGCAGAGCTATTGCAAAAGTCTAAAGGAAATACATGTAAGATCAATATTGAAAGGTTGCCTGGAACACTACAACCCAGGTTTAAGAGATTTTATATGTGCTTGGAGGGTTGCAAGAAGGGTTTTATTGGAGGGTGCAGGCCATTTATAGGTCTTGATGGTTGCCACTTGAAAACACAGTATGGGGGGATTTTACTGTGTGCAGTAGCCAGGGACCCCAATGATCAGTATTTTCCCTTAGCATTTGCAGTTGTTGAGTCAGAATGCAAGGAGAGTTGGAGATGGTTCCTTGAGCTCTTGTTAGATGACATTGGCCCTGATAGGAGGTGGATCTTCATATCAGATCAACAGAAG GGTTTGCTGACAGTTTTTGATGATCTACTTGGAGGGGTTGAGCATAGGTTCTGTCTGAGGCATTTATATGccaattttaagaaaaaatttgGAGGAGGAGTTGTGATCAGGAACTTGATGATGGCTGCTGCAAAAGCAACCTATCACCAGCTGTGGACAGAGAAGATGACAGAGCTGCAGGGATTGAATCCAGAAGCTTACACATATCTGATGCAAATACCTACAAGGGCATGGTGCAAACATGCTTTCACATTTTATCCTAAATGTGATGTGTTGATGAATAACCTGTCTGAGTCATTCAATGCTACAATACTGTTGGCTAGGGATAAGCCAATTCTGACAATGGTTGACTGGATAAGAAGCTACATCATGGGGAGGTTTGCTACCATGAATGAAAAGCTAGATAAGTACCCGGGGGATGTGATGCCGAAGCCATTGAAAAGACTAAACCATGAGATTGAAATGACTAGATACTGGGTGCCTACAGCTTTTGGGCAAAATAAGTTTGAGGTGAAGAACATGCTGACACAGGACCAGTTTGTTGTTGATTTGGAGAAACACAGATGTAGTTGCAACTTCTGGGAGTTGGTGGGGATCCCTTGTAGGCATGCAGTTGCTGCCATTTCACATAATAGACAAAAGCCAGAAGATTTTGTGAATGCATACTATAGGAGGGAAGCATATAGAGCAACTTATGGCCATTTGATAACTCCCATTAATGGTCAGAAAATGTGGCCAACAACCAATGATGAATACATCCTCCCTCCCTTGTACAAGAGAGCACCAGGGAGACCTAAGAAACTCAGGAGGAGAGACCCACATGAGGACACACCTGAAAATCACACAAGGTTGCATAGAGGTGGGGTTTCAAGGAACAAGTGCAGTCGGTGTGGAGAGTTTGGCCACAACTTAAGAAGCTGCAAGAATCCATTTGTTAGCCCAGAATCTCAACCTCCTGAAAGTAGCAATCAAGGTGCAACAAGACCAAGAAGCCAGACTGCTAAGAGG GTGAGGACAAACTCAGTAGCTGATGCAGGGTTTTCTGAAGTTCCTGAAAGTATTACTCAAG gtgaagacaaagcCAGGAACTAG